Genomic DNA from Syntrophobacterales bacterium:
TCGTCTTCTGCTCTGTGATGGGTACATGCCTCGGCGATTAGGATTTTATCGCCCGGCTTCAGGCCTTCGATTGCCTTCGCCCCTTCCGCGAGAGCCCTGAGATCTCCTTTATAACGGGCGAAAAGAATGGAAAAGGACGTCATCATCACGTCTTTTGGTGTATCTGCCGCTACCTTCAAAAATGCCTGGGAATCGGTCACCACGAGACGGGGCTTCTCTTTCAGATTCTGGAGGGCGGCTTTCAGTTCCCGCTCTTTCACCACCAAGGTGATGGCGTCATTGTCGAGAATGTCCCGGATCGTCTGAACTTGAGGGAGGATCAGCCGACCCTTTGGGGCAGCTCGGTCTATGGGCGCCACGAGGACCACCGTATCCCCCGGAGATATAAGGTCTCCCAGGATGGTATTGGGTACCCATTCTTTAGGGGCGGAGTTGATCATTGCAATCTTAAGGTCATGGATACCTTCCCCGGTAAGGGCGCTCACAGAGATCACCGGCAGGTTGAACCGCTCTTTGATCTTATCTATTGCCGCGCCAGGATGTCTGTCTGTCTTGTTTGCCACCACGATTACGGGCACGTTGCTTTCTTTTGCCTTTTGGATCACTTCCTCTTCATACTCTCCGGCTCCATCATCTGACGGATCGATTACGAGAAGAAGAAGATCCGTCTTGACGAGCACCGAGAGCGTCTTTTGAATGCGGAGCATGCCCAGATCGCCCACATCGTCGATACCTGCCGTGTCGATGAGCACCACCGGCCCGATGGGCAGTATTTCCATTGATTTGTACACAGGGTCCGTCGTGGTGCCGGGCACATCGCTTACAATCGCGATATTTTGGTTTGTGAGGGCATTGATAAGACTCGATTTCCCGACATTGCGCCTGCCGAAGATTGCGATATGCAACCTGCTTCCCCTGGGAGTTTCGTTGAGATTGGTATCTGCCATTGTTTTTCCCCCGTCTTCTTTAGTCAAGTTTACGTTCCCAGGCTACGCCAGGGGACGGGTGGGTAAGTCATAGGTTGAGAAGATGATATCCATATCTTTATTGCTGAAAAGCCCGCCTTCGACAACCATCTCCCTGACCTTCTTTTCTTTCTTTAGTCCGCTGCTTTTTTTGCAATGCGGGCCGCCCTGTCATAATCCGGGCATAGGAGGAATGCCGACCAGGCGAAAATGTTTTTCTTTCAGCATCACAC
This window encodes:
- the hydF gene encoding [FeFe] hydrogenase H-cluster maturation GTPase HydF → MADTNLNETPRGSRLHIAIFGRRNVGKSSLINALTNQNIAIVSDVPGTTTDPVYKSMEILPIGPVVLIDTAGIDDVGDLGMLRIQKTLSVLVKTDLLLLVIDPSDDGAGEYEEEVIQKAKESNVPVIVVANKTDRHPGAAIDKIKERFNLPVISVSALTGEGIHDLKIAMINSAPKEWVPNTILGDLISPGDTVVLVAPIDRAAPKGRLILPQVQTIRDILDNDAITLVVKERELKAALQNLKEKPRLVVTDSQAFLKVAADTPKDVMMTSFSILFARYKGDLRALAEGAKAIEGLKPGDKILIAEACTHHRAEDDIGTIKIPRWLEQVVGGTLDFKWVSGHELPADVKDYKLIIHCGACMINRKEMLHRIMATQAAEVPMVNYGVFIAYVTGILKRTLMPFPEAREVFEA